One region of Natronorubrum aibiense genomic DNA includes:
- a CDS encoding AbrB/MazE/SpoVT family DNA-binding domain-containing protein, translated as MGTLTDTKISSKNLTTVPKPVRNFLDVGAGDRVEWHVEDGQIVVKKHDSD; from the coding sequence ATGGGCACGCTTACGGATACGAAAATCTCCTCGAAGAATCTGACAACAGTGCCGAAACCGGTTCGAAACTTCCTCGATGTCGGTGCCGGCGACCGAGTCGAGTGGCACGTTGAGGACGGCCAGATCGTCGTCAAAAAACACGACAGCGACTAG
- a CDS encoding nucleotidyltransferase family protein, giving the protein MTADAGDEETTRSATADLPVVDLDDPVSDLESVDRAGRTDAPRVAGVVLAAGTSSRFGADNKLLATVDDEPVVRRATRTLLESSVDPVVVVLGHQADRVRAALEGLPVETHLNEAYETGQASSLRTGIRAVRDHGDCDAAVVALGDMPFVDPETVETLVAAYAANVGEAIAAAFDGERGNPVLFDARFFDVLTDVDGDIGGREIFLESDSSVLVAVDDPGVRRDVDVPADL; this is encoded by the coding sequence ATGACAGCCGACGCGGGAGACGAGGAGACGACGCGGTCGGCGACCGCCGACCTTCCCGTCGTTGACCTCGACGACCCGGTGTCCGACCTCGAGTCCGTCGACCGCGCCGGCCGGACCGACGCGCCGAGGGTGGCCGGCGTGGTCCTCGCCGCCGGAACGAGCAGCCGCTTCGGAGCGGATAACAAACTGCTGGCGACGGTCGACGACGAACCGGTCGTGCGCCGGGCCACCCGAACCCTCCTCGAGAGCAGTGTCGACCCGGTCGTCGTCGTTCTCGGCCACCAGGCCGACCGCGTTCGGGCCGCACTCGAGGGGCTGCCCGTCGAGACGCACCTCAACGAGGCCTACGAGACCGGACAGGCGTCGTCACTCCGGACCGGCATTCGAGCGGTCCGTGACCACGGCGACTGTGATGCCGCTGTCGTCGCCCTCGGCGATATGCCGTTCGTCGATCCCGAAACAGTCGAGACGCTGGTGGCGGCCTACGCCGCGAACGTCGGCGAGGCGATCGCCGCAGCGTTCGACGGCGAGCGCGGAAACCCGGTGCTGTTTGATGCGCGCTTTTTCGACGTGCTCACCGACGTCGACGGCGACATCGGCGGCCGCGAGATCTTCCTCGAGAGTGACTCGAGCGTTCTCGTCGCGGTCGACGATCCGGGTGTCCGTCGTGACGTCGATGTGCCGGCGGATCTGTAG